One Deltaproteobacteria bacterium genomic window, GAGACCTTCGACCGCATGGCGGCCAAGATCGACCAGCTCGAGGCTGAGGCCGAGGCGGGGGTGGAGATCTCGGGGCAGCTCACGGGAGATACGCTCGAGCAGCGCTTCGCCCAGCTCGAGACGGGGGCCGGCGCGGACCACGCGCTCGCCGAGCTCAAGGCCAAGATGGGCCTGCTCCCGGCCGCCACGACCGAGCCCCGAGCCGCGCTCCCCGAGGCCAAGGACGCCGCCAAGGTAGACGAGGCTCTCGCGGCGCTGAAGGCCCGCGTCTCGGCGGGCACCGGCGAGGAGAAGGAGTAAGCGTCCGGCCAGGCCCTGCGGGTCCCGGCCTTCCTTCTCCCTTTCGACGACACCGCCATGCGTCCTCCCTCTCGCGTCACCCCGAAGGCCCTCGCCCTCCTCGCCCTGGTGGCCGTCAGCGCCAGCCCGGACGAGCGCGCGGTCGCGGGCCCCGCTGAGACCCTCGCGTGGGAGCGCGACGGCTCGCTCCGCGCGGCGGTCCGACGGGGAGCGGCGGAGAACCGGCTCGTGCTGGCCAAGCTCGGCACCTCGTGGTGCAGCGCCTGCCGCCGCCTCGAGCGCGTCCTCGGCGAACCGAGCCTCCGGCCGCGCCTCGACCGCTTCGTGCGACTGGCCTACGACGCGGAGGTCGGCGAAGGGCGAGACGTCGCGCGACGCTACAACGTGGTGACCTACCCGACCCTCCTCGTCCTCGGGCCCGACGGGCGCGAGCGGGACCGGGCCACCGGCTTTCTCGCGGCCGAGGCGCTCCTCACGCGGCTGGCCGAGATCGAGGACGGCAGCGGCACGCTCGCCGAGCTCGAGAAGCGGCTCGCGGAGACGCCGGCCGACCTGGCCCTGCGCCTGCGCGTCGGCACGAGCTGGGCGCTGCGCGGCGAGCGACGGGCGGCGCTCCGCCACCTGGAGCTGGTCGTGCAGAGCGACCCGGACAATCGACGCGGCCTCGCGGCGCCGGCGCTGCTCGCGAAGGGCAAGATTCTGCTCCTTCGGAGCCTGGGCGAGCACGCGCTCGCGGCCGCCACCCTCGCGGAGCTCCGCCGGCGCTTTCCGCGCGCCCCCGAGGCGGAGGCGGCGGTCTTCTCGCTCGCGCAGGCGCTGGAGCGCGAGGGGAAGCCGCGCGCGGCGGACGCCGTGCTCCGCGGCTGGGCCAGGACGGCCGCGCAGCACGCGACGGCGGCCTGGTTCTACGTGCTCGAGCGCACCCGACCGACGGCGGGCCTCGACCACGCGAGAAGGGCCGCGCTCCTCGACGCGAAAGACCTCGACGCCATCGAGGCGGCGGCGCGCCTGCACGAGCACGCCGGGGAGGTGGCTGAGGCCGAGCGGGCCTGGCAGCGGGCCGTGGCGCTGGCCCCGACCGAAGCCTTCTTCCGTCGGCGGGTCGCGCTCTGTCGGGAGCTCCTCGGACAGAGGGCGCGTTCGTCCTGGCCCGGCGGGACCGAACCGCGGTAGAACGGATCGGATCAGTCTCCGCAGCCGAGGATCGCGCGGCATGGAAGCCGAGATCGTCCGCATCATCCAGCAGGAGCCCGCCTACGCCTACCTGGCGCTCTACGGCGTGCTGCTCCTCTGCGGGGTCGGCATGCCGATGCCCGAGGACATCTTTCTCATCGCCGGCGGATACTCGGTCCACCTCGCGCACCAGCACGGCCTCGCGCACCCGAGCCTGGGACTCATGATCGCCGTCGGGATGTTCGGCGTGCTCACCGGGGACGTGATGCTCTTCCTCGTCGGGCGGTGGGCCGGGCCACGCGTCACGCGGGTCTGGCCCTTTCGCGTCATGCTCTCCGAGAAACGGCGAGACAGGGTCAGCCACTTCTTCACCAAGCACGGCGTCTGGACCGCCTTCTTCGCCCGCTTCGCAGCCGGCCTGCGCGCACCCACGTACCTCCTCGCCGGCAGCGCGGGGATGCGCTTTCGCACCTTCATCCTCGCCGACGGCTCGGCCGCGGCGATCAGCGTGCCGCTCCTGGTCTGGGCCGCCTATCGCTTCGGCCCCGAGGTGAAGCGCTGGCTGACGCGCAGCAAGGTGGCCTTCGGCATCCTGGTCGGCGTCGTCGTGCTCTGCCTGGTGGTGCGCGCGCTCTTCAAGTGGCGCGCCGCCCGGCGCGAGAAGCTCGCGCGGGCAGCCGGCGCCGCGGTGTCGACCCCGTCCACCGCGCTCTCCCCGACCCCCGCGCTCTCCGCGGATCCGCCCGCGGCGACCCGCCCCTCCTCGCCCGAAGAATAGGGACACCCCCTAGCCCCCGGATCCCGCGCGATCCTCGGACCCTGCACGATCGTGCCCTGAAAAATGGTGCGGCAATGTAGGTTCTGGTAGGATCCGTCGTATCTCGAACGAGCGCCTATGACCCCTTCTTCTTTGATGAAACGGCCCATGGCCCGGGTGGCCCACGTGGGCCTCTTCCACCGCGAGATCGTCGAGCGGCTCAGCCCAGCCGGCCTGGATCTCCTCGTCGCGACGGGGATCCGACTGAGCGAGGGAGAGATCTCTCCGGACGGCCGCTACTACGGCAGCACGATGGTGACCCTGGACCTGGGCAAGCTCGCGGGCCGCGTGCGCGACGCCTGCGACGTCTCCACGGCGGTGCGCCTGGCGCTGCTGCTCGCGGCCGACGCCGCGGCTCTCGAACGCTTCGCCGCCCTCGGTCGGGCCGAGGCGCAGCGCATCGCGGGCGGGGCGCTGCAGGCGCTCCAGAGCGAGGTGCGCGTGCGTGCCGAGCGCGCGTGCGTCTTTGTGGACGTGGACCTCGAGGGGCAGGCCGACCAGGCCGCCCACGCACACCGATAGGCCATGAGCGCGATCTACACCTTCAAGGACGTGGCCCGCATCTTCGGGCTCAAGGAGAGCCGCCTGCGCTACTGGGCGCAGACCGGCTTCATCACCCCGAGCGGGCGCGCCGAGGGGCGGCAGGCCTACACCTTCGGCGACCTCGTGGAGGTGAAGGCGGCCATGGCGCTGCTCGACGCGGGCATTCCGCTGCAGCGCGTGCGCAAGAACCTGCAGGCGCTGCGCGGAGCGCTCCCCGAGGAGCACCGGCCGCTCTCCCGCCTGCGCGTGCGCTCGGACGGTGACTCCCTGGTGGTCTCCGACGCCGACGCCACCTTCAACCCGATCTCGGGCCAGCTCCTCCTCGACTTCGACCTCGAGGCGCTGGGACGCGAGGCAGCCAAGGTGCTCGCGCTGGAAGACGCGGCGGCGAAGCGCGCGGCCCAGGCGAACGGCGCCGGCGCAGGCCAGGCCGCGACCTCTCGCATGCGGGTGGAGGTCCCCTCTCCCGAGGAGGACCTGAGTCCCCGGGACCCGGCCGACCCGGCCGGCGGCCCGCCGCAGACGGCGTACGCGTGGTTTCTGCGCGGCTGCGGCCTCGACGCGGATCCCGCGCGGCGCGCGGAAGCCATCTCGGCGTACCAGGAAGCGGTGCGCCTCGACCCGAGCCTGGCCGCCGCCCACACGAACCTCGGCAACCTCTACTACGGCCAGCACGAGAAGCCGGCGGCCCGGCGCTGCTACGAGGCGGCGCTCGCGCTCGATCCGGACCAGCCCGAGGCCCGCTACAACCTGGCCAACCTCTACGACGAGGCCGGCGAGGCGGACCTGGCCATCGCCGAATACCGTCGCGCGCTCGTCGCGAACCCGGACTTCGCGGACGCGCACTTCAACCTGGCGCTGTCGCTCGAGGCGGCAGGGAGTCGCGTCCAGGCGCGCCAGCACTGGCGCCGCTACCTCGAGCTAGTGCCCGAGGCCGAGGTGCACCGGACCTGGCGCACCCTCGCGCGGCAGCACCTGGACGCGCTCGAGGGCTAGAGCCTGCGGCCGGCCCGGCCACGACGCAGCCTGACGGGATGTAGCGCCGCCCACCTGGCCGTGCTTACGAGACGACCTCGTCGGGCAGCACGCCAGCCAGGAACTCCTCCTCGAGCTTCTCGATGAAGGCGGTGTAATGCTGCTCGCTCGCCTCGTCGGCGAACTCGAGCCGGATGCCCATCCCCCGGTCCTCCCGATCCTCCACCAGCCGCGTGACGCGGCCGCGCAGCTCGACCGGCTTGTGCTGTCCCGGGGGCATGAGCAGGAGCTTGATCGGCGTGTTGAGCTCGAGGAGCTCGTGCGAGCGGACGAAGACGCCTTGCTCGTTCACGTCGCGCGTGAAGTTGATGCGCCGCCCCGTTCGCGCGGTGTAGGTCACGCGCAGCTTGAGCGGCAGCCGCCGCAGCTTGCGCTGCTCCTTCACGCCGCCGCGCACCCACGCGTTGACGTAACCCATCTTGCTGCGCTCGCTCGGGTGCACCTGGACGCCCGCCCCTGCGCGCGCCCGCGGGTCCTTGAGCTTCGGCCGCCTCCAGGTCACGACCCCGCGCACGAAGAAGCGCGGTCCGCCGATGAAGGTGATCTCGACGCGCACCGGCGTCCCCACCTCGGGGGGCTCGCCCGTCGGCACGAAGACCCCGCCACCGACGGTGTTCGGGTCGAAGTAGCGCTCCCAGTCGTCCGGGCTCGGGACGCGCAACCGCAGGCGCTTCACGGCGGTGCCGAGCTCGTCCCAGCTGGCGCCCGCCATGCGGATGTCGACCTCGCCCGACCGGAACTCCCGCGACCCGCCCGGCGCGCCCTCCAGCCCCGCGAGCTGCTCGGCCGCCAGGACCTCCGCGGAGCTCCCGGCGCGCGTGGCCTGCACCTCCCCGGTCCGCGGCTTGCCGTGCCCCTTCGGCAGCTCGACCTCCTCGGAGGGCGACGCCCCGCTCTTTCGCCCCGCGCCGCGACCGACGAGAATCACCTCGGCCGAGCGGTAGGGGCGCCCGGGTCGCGCGCGCTCGTGGTACACGCCGCTGTAGGGCTCTTCGGCGGAGCTCGCCCCACCTTCGGCGGGCGACATCATGGTCGCCGCGCCGAGCACCTCCGCCGACGGCTCGGGCCCCCCCGGCGAGGTGATAACGGTCTGGATCCGGGGCGCATCGGGTACCGTCGGGACGGCCGCGGGCTCCTCAGCCGCGCCCTCGAGGGGCACCGCGTCCATCGCCAGGGACATCTCCGGCGCGCTCTGGAAGCGCTCGTGCGGGTCCTTCGAGAGTGCGCGGAGGATCACCGCCTCGAGCTCGGGCGGCACCGAGGCGCACAGCTCGCGCGGCGGCGGAGGCGGCGTCTGCACGTGCGCCAGCATGATGTCGAAGGCGCTCTCCGAGTAGAAGGGCACCATCCCCGTCGCCATCTGGTAGAGCGTCACCCCCAGCGAATAGATGTCCGAGCGCTCGTCCACGGTCTTCAGCGCCTTGCACTGCTCGGGCGACATGTAGAGCAGCGTACCCAGCATGGCCCCGGGGGCCGTCTGCGACCCCCCCTCGGCCAGCACCTTGGCGATGCCGAAGTCCATGACCTTCGGGAAGTCGCGCCCCCCGACCCGCGCCAGGAGCACGTTCGACGGCTTGATGTCCCGATGCACGATCCCCTGGTCGTGCGCGTAGCTGATCGCATCCAGGACCGGCGTCATGACGCTCTTGATCTGCTCCACCGGCATGGGGCCCGCGAGGTCGTACATCAGGTGCTCGAGGCTCGTCCCCTCCACGTACTCCATCACGATGGCGCAGATGTTCCCGTCGAGAACGTAGTCCTGCACGGCCACGATGCTCGGGTGGCGGAGCTTGGCCTGCACCTTCGCCTCGCTCTTGAAGCGCGTCATCAGCGACGGATCGCCCGAGAGGAAGGACGAGAGCACCTTGATAGCCACCGGCGTCTCGAGCCGGATGTTGGTCCCGCGGTAGACCACCGAGGTCGCGCCGCGTGCGATCACCTGGTCGACGCGGTACACACCGTCGAGCGTGGCGCCGAGGAGGAGTTCGGGGCTCCCGGGGTCCAGAGCCTGGGGCGAGGCGGGCGCCTCCAAGGTCAGCGGCGAACCGCAGAGCTCGCAGAACCGCGCCCCATCGGGCTTATTTGACGCGCAGCGACGGCAGTACACGAGAAGTCCTCCCCCGCTTCACGAACCCACGCTCGCCCTCGTCGAGCCCTACCCGGGAAGCGTCCCATCGTACCACGCTCCGTCGGCAAAAGAGACGTCGAGAGCCCGCGCGGTCCTTGACCGGACGGGCCAGACGGAGGTCACGCCTCAGGCGAGGCGGCCGACCTGCACCTGGGCCGCGCGAACCACCCGACCTTCCAGGCAGAACCCTGGCGTCAGCTCCACCAGGACCACGTTGTGCTGGGCCGCGTCCGTGACCTCGGCCACGGCCACCGCCTCGTGGACCGCGGGGTCGAAGGGTCGCCCCACCGTTTCTACCCGTTCGAGGCCCAATTCTCGGAGCTTTTGCAGCATGAGAAGGTGTACCATGCGCACCCCCTCCTTGACTGCCCCGAGATCGGAGGTCCTGTCCGCCGCGAAGAGCGACCGCTCGAGGGCCTCGAGCACCTCCAGGAGCGGGCCCGCCAGATCGCCGCGGAGCTGCCGCATGCGCTGCGCCAGATCGCGCTCCAGACGGCGCTTC contains:
- a CDS encoding tetratricopeptide repeat protein — its product is MRPPSRVTPKALALLALVAVSASPDERAVAGPAETLAWERDGSLRAAVRRGAAENRLVLAKLGTSWCSACRRLERVLGEPSLRPRLDRFVRLAYDAEVGEGRDVARRYNVVTYPTLLVLGPDGRERDRATGFLAAEALLTRLAEIEDGSGTLAELEKRLAETPADLALRLRVGTSWALRGERRAALRHLELVVQSDPDNRRGLAAPALLAKGKILLLRSLGEHALAAATLAELRRRFPRAPEAEAAVFSLAQALEREGKPRAADAVLRGWARTAAQHATAAWFYVLERTRPTAGLDHARRAALLDAKDLDAIEAAARLHEHAGEVAEAERAWQRAVALAPTEAFFRRRVALCRELLGQRARSSWPGGTEPR
- a CDS encoding protein kinase gives rise to the protein MEAPASPQALDPGSPELLLGATLDGVYRVDQVIARGATSVVYRGTNIRLETPVAIKVLSSFLSGDPSLMTRFKSEAKVQAKLRHPSIVAVQDYVLDGNICAIVMEYVEGTSLEHLMYDLAGPMPVEQIKSVMTPVLDAISYAHDQGIVHRDIKPSNVLLARVGGRDFPKVMDFGIAKVLAEGGSQTAPGAMLGTLLYMSPEQCKALKTVDERSDIYSLGVTLYQMATGMVPFYSESAFDIMLAHVQTPPPPPRELCASVPPELEAVILRALSKDPHERFQSAPEMSLAMDAVPLEGAAEEPAAVPTVPDAPRIQTVITSPGGPEPSAEVLGAATMMSPAEGGASSAEEPYSGVYHERARPGRPYRSAEVILVGRGAGRKSGASPSEEVELPKGHGKPRTGEVQATRAGSSAEVLAAEQLAGLEGAPGGSREFRSGEVDIRMAGASWDELGTAVKRLRLRVPSPDDWERYFDPNTVGGGVFVPTGEPPEVGTPVRVEITFIGGPRFFVRGVVTWRRPKLKDPRARAGAGVQVHPSERSKMGYVNAWVRGGVKEQRKLRRLPLKLRVTYTARTGRRINFTRDVNEQGVFVRSHELLELNTPIKLLLMPPGQHKPVELRGRVTRLVEDREDRGMGIRLEFADEASEQHYTAFIEKLEEEFLAGVLPDEVVS
- a CDS encoding tetratricopeptide repeat protein, with the translated sequence MSAIYTFKDVARIFGLKESRLRYWAQTGFITPSGRAEGRQAYTFGDLVEVKAAMALLDAGIPLQRVRKNLQALRGALPEEHRPLSRLRVRSDGDSLVVSDADATFNPISGQLLLDFDLEALGREAAKVLALEDAAAKRAAQANGAGAGQAATSRMRVEVPSPEEDLSPRDPADPAGGPPQTAYAWFLRGCGLDADPARRAEAISAYQEAVRLDPSLAAAHTNLGNLYYGQHEKPAARRCYEAALALDPDQPEARYNLANLYDEAGEADLAIAEYRRALVANPDFADAHFNLALSLEAAGSRVQARQHWRRYLELVPEAEVHRTWRTLARQHLDALEG
- a CDS encoding VTT domain-containing protein, translated to MEAEIVRIIQQEPAYAYLALYGVLLLCGVGMPMPEDIFLIAGGYSVHLAHQHGLAHPSLGLMIAVGMFGVLTGDVMLFLVGRWAGPRVTRVWPFRVMLSEKRRDRVSHFFTKHGVWTAFFARFAAGLRAPTYLLAGSAGMRFRTFILADGSAAAISVPLLVWAAYRFGPEVKRWLTRSKVAFGILVGVVVLCLVVRALFKWRAARREKLARAAGAAVSTPSTALSPTPALSADPPAATRPSSPEE
- a CDS encoding nucleotide exchange factor GrpE — its product is MHEDEARSAEADEREGGAPQGFRVNDRRFWTLDQGELDAEAAQPRAQAPSYVQQLEAQVAEKDQQLREYIAAYKQEVVQGLDETKRRLERDLAQRMRQLRGDLAGPLLEVLEALERSLFAADRTSDLGAVKEGVRMVHLLMLQKLRELGLERVETVGRPFDPAVHEAVAVAEVTDAAQHNVVLVELTPGFCLEGRVVRAAQVQVGRLA